The DNA window CTGAATCCAGAGTTAGAAACTATATATTCTTCAGCATGTATTTTAACGTTTTTCCAATCCCAATTTTCAGATTCTGAACTTCTGGATGTTATTAGTTTCTTTAGGTTTCCTGGTTTTAAAATCCAAAGCAACATCGCATCATGGTCGGGAGTGTTAAGTTGTTGGTCATCCAGTTTCCAGTATTGATCAAGACTTTGGTTATGGGATTTTTTCATAGTTCAAACACCTTTAGATAGTTTTTATTGGTTTACAACTAGATTATTCTTTCGAAAAAAATAGACGGCCATGATTGTTATGAATATGGATCATATGGTTTTAATGATAAATAGAATAGAAACATCCTACATTAATAGATAACATGAAATATGATTTTCACACCCATTCAAAATATTCAGCCGATGGTTATGTAAAACCAAGGGAACTTGTTAAGGCTGCAGTTAAGAAAGGTTTAGATGGTATTGCTGTAACTGATCATGGCACCATCAAAGGTGCTTTAGAAGCTAAGAAATATGAAACTAATAAAATTAAAGTCATAATAGGATCTGAAATTCTAACTAACATTGGAGAAGTTATAGGACTTTTTTTAATGGATGAAGTAGTGTCATACGATTTTTATGATGTTGTTGAAGATATTAAATCTCAAAATGGAGTTGTTGTACTGCCCCATCCATTTGATGGTGTGAGGGGCACATCAACACATCCAGATCAAAAACTATCTAGGTATGTAGACAGTGTAGAAGTGTTTAATTCCAGGTGTGTTCGTAATGATTACAACGATCTGGCACAAAAATACGCCAAAAAAAACCATTTGAATACCATTGCAGGTAGTGATGCTCATTTTAAAAATGAAGTTGGAAACGCAGGTGTTTCAACAGAAAGATCCGATATTCGAGAAGCCGTTATAAAGGGAGATTTAACTGTTTTCGGTCGAAGATCAAACATCCTAAACCCTGTTACAACCAAGCTGCTTAAGATATGGAGAAGAGCATGAACATCTAAAGAGGATGAACCTGTTTTTACCTTTGACTGCCAAATTTATCATTCCAGATCGTTGATTATTTTCTGTGTAAGGTCACGCATCACCATATTCAAATGCTGATTTTCCTCCATTAGCTCATCAAGTTTTGCATAATCATCTGAAGCTGCTTTGTTGTCTCCTCTTAAAATATATCCAGAATTTTGTAAAATCTCTACAGAGTATGCTATTTCCGGGATTACAAAAATTTCATGGATCCATCAATAGGAGTAAAACAAGATATTTGGTAAATCATATTCTGGAATTATGTTCCAAATAGTAACATGAAATAAATTTAATATAACCAATAACAGAACCAATAGCATAATAATTTATTCTCATTAATAAGGATGTACTACTCAATCACGGTGATTTGTTATGGATGAATGTCAAGATTATGGACTCACAAGAGATACTGAAAGAAAAAATTTGAATTTAAATCCACTTCAAAGGGGTGGTGTACTTCCACTTGAAGCTAGGAAGGCTCTTTATGAATTTTCTGATGGTTACAGTGTTTGTGACTACTGTTCAGGTAGGCTCGATGAAATAACTAAACCCCAGATAAATGGATTTTTAGAGGATCTTGCAGGTTTTATAAATACAGATTTTGCAAGAACAGTTCATGGAGCACGAGAGGGTAAGTTCGCAGTAATGCATGCCCTGTGCGAACCTGGAGATACCATAGTTATCGATGGTAATGCTCACTACACCACACATGTGGCTGCTGAAAGAGTGGGTTTAAACATGGTTGATGTGCCAAACACTGATTATCCCAACTACGAAGTTACCCCGGAATCATATAAAGAAGTTCTTGATGATCTGTATGATCAAGGTGAAGAAGTGAGCCTTGTACTTTTAACCCATGTTGATGGTAACTACGGTAACCTAGCCGATGCTCGGTCTATAGGTAAAATTGCACATGATGCAGGTGTACCGCTCCTTCTTAACTGTGCATACTCCATGGGCCGATTACCAATTGATGCGAAAGCATTGAATGCAGATTTTGTTGTTGGTAGTGGACATAAAAGTATGGCTGCATCTGGACCCATTGGAGTCTTGGGTTTAAAGGAAGAATGGGCAGATATTATTCTTAAAAGATCCGATAGGGCTCAAGTTAAGGAACTTGAAATGCTTGGATGTACCAGCCGTGGAGCTCCTGTTGCAACCCTCATGGCATCATTTCCCCATGTGATTGATAGGGTGAAAAAATGGGATGTTGAAGTTAAAGAGACCAGAAAATTTGTTGAAACCCTGGAAAATATTGAGGGCATTAATCAGTTAGGTAAAAAGCCTAAAGAACATGATCTCGTTAGATTTGAAACTCCAATATTTGATGAAATTGCAAAACACCACACAAGAAGAGGGTTCTTTTTGTATGAAGAGCTTAAAAAACGAAAAATAGTTGGAATTAAACGTGGCCAAACAAAATGGTTTAAGTGCAGTGTGTATGGATTTAGTGCTGAACAGAAGGAGTACATCGCAGAAACCTTCGTTGATATAGCTTCAAAAGATTACTGATATATGAACTAAGTACTTTGTGTTGATCCTTGTTTTAGGTATCAACCCCAATTTTTTTATGATATATTTTTTTGTCACTGAATTATCCAAGAAATAGAGAGAAGAACAAACCCCAGTTTGCACAAAGTAAGCTTCATTTATTTGAAGTTTGTGTTAGATATTAGTCTTTAAATACTGAGAACTATCATTCTGTTATTAGGTCATCTATAGATTCTTCCTTTGAAGTTGAAGTATGTATATCTCATGGGTGCTCCAAGCACTGGATAGTCATCTTCAATAAATTTATTCAATTAACCTTTTTATACTAATCTAATTTCATTTAAGAACATTATGCAAATATATCATGAATTAATTCGTGAACAGAAATCTCAATTTTTACTTTTACTAATTCAGATACTCTCTACACAAATTATACCTTCGTATTCATCACGTATGCAACTTCTTTGAATGTTGTAAAGAAATGTTGACGGCCGCCAATCAGTACAGCCAGGTCAATAACCGCAGAGTTATTTATCAATCAAATCCATTATAGCTGCCACATATCAAGTAAAAAAAAGTTATTCATCCAAATTTTTTTGTTTTTCTTTATATTTCTTATCGTAAAAAAAATTGTAGTGGGTACTATTTTTGTTGGATTGAACTGTAATTGCTGATGTTCAGTTTATAAAATCCAAATAAACTCATCCCATTTTTATGACAGGAAACCTAACTTCTGTCAACAATTCTTCAGCTGAAACTTCGCTTGGATCGTTTAAATAAACCTCTGTAACAGGCCCCACAATATCATAACCATTCTCATCAGCATACTTTGCTATTGCTTGTATTACTGGACCAACTTCAGTATAAGGGCCTTTGTGGATAGCTGCTAGTACTGTATGTTCTGGTATCTCCTTAAATCCAAGCATACCTTCTTGAAGCTTCAAATCCCCATCAAATGAAAATCCTATTTCGTACTCCAACTCATTTTCAGGAACTTCATCTGGACTGTTGAAATATGCTCCATAAACCATTCCTGTCATTTTAAGACCGTCATCAATTACCAGCTGTCCTACTTCCTGAAGATGGGCTGGTATTTTACTGTAACTTCCTTTGTACTGTGCATATGCTACTTTAGTTTCTTCGATCCTTTTTTCAAGTATTTCCATGATTTTACACTCCTAACTTAAATTTGTAGATCATAGATATTAAAAATAGTTGTGTGGGTTTCAAGAAACCATGCTAGAAAACTAATATGTAAAAAAAAAGAACCAGACAAGAAAATGAAAGAACCTATGTTAAAAAGTTAAAAGAAAGTGTGTTGATGATCCTAACCTATCCTCATACAGGATGTGGACGATGGCTATTTTTCAGGGTAATTGTATCATCAGCAGAATTTTTTAAAGCAGCACTGAAACCTGGTTCAGCACCAATGACTATGGTTTGTTTACCATTTTCCTTTGCAACATTTATGAGTGGGAAAAAGTCAACATCACGAGTCATTAATGCAATTATATCAATATTAGGATTATGGATTAACTCAAAGGCTTCTATAGCCATTTGGACATCAGTTTCACCAGATACAATCATTGGTGAAAATCCTTGATTAACAACAGCTTCAATCAGTTTGTCTGAAGCATATTGATTTAAAAATACTTTACCTACTTTTACATTACCGTGCTCGAGCATCAGATCCCTTACAATTTCAAGATCACAATCGAACTCTTTTCTGAGCATATTAGGACCATCTACAAGCAATCCTATATTTTTTCCCTGGGAATTTTCCCTAATTAATGGAATATAATCTTTAAATGAACTTAATTTTTCAAAACGATGCATATTATCACTCCAGTGAATTATTTTCACGTTTAATGACAGATTAATTTAGTAAATGGAAATTCTTTAAATGATGTAAGTATCTTTATAGTCAATAAATGATAAGTACCTATGCCTAAATCATACCCAAATTGAATTTTCTAATATAAAAAAATAAAAAAATTCCACTCACATCCATAAAAAAACTGGTTTAAACCTCCAAATTAGAATTTCGTGGATTTAAACGACATTTTTTTTGTATTGATTTTTTTTAACCTTGCAGTAAAAATTGGATCATAGCATTATTCTCAGTGAAATTTTTTCATTTACTACTCACATCATCCCATCTGAATCTCACCCATACAGGAGCCCTTGGAGATCTTTTTATCATTTCCTGCATTTTAATTTCTGCGGGGAAAGGTTTGGAAGTCACAAGTACTTCTGATTCAAGATCAGCTGGAATATCAATAGTTAATGGTTGTTGATTTTCCATTAGCATCCTTAATATTTCTTCCCTTTCTTTATCACTGAACCCTGTACCAACCTTACCAAAGTACTTCCCATCCTTTTCCATCATGAGAGCTCCGAATGGTATGCTGCTTGCACTCTTGGTTGCTCCTATGATATGAACATCAACAGTGTCTCCCTTCTTAACCTTTAACCAGTTTTTGGATCGTTGTCCAAACTCGTAGTTTGAATCTAAATTCTTTATTACAGCCCCTTCGTAACCATCAGTAATGTACTGATTGAACTGTTTTTCTGGATCCTTTAAAACATCAAACTGGACAATTTTTATTCTTTCATCCTCATCTACAGAGTGCAACAAAACTGATTTGCGTTCATAGAGGTTTTTTTTACTGATATCTTGTTTATTGTAACATACTATGTCGAAGATATTGTAGGTGGCAGGAATTTTTTTAGAAAGGAGGCTGATCTTGAATCGATCCTCAACATTTCTGTTAAGAAGCTGTCTAAAACCTCCTTTCACAGTCATTTCACCATCAACTATCCAGTTATCATCATGAATATTCTTATTTAGTGCTTCCACTATTTCCGGGAATTTGTGAGTGGCCTGAATGTTTCTCCGGGTCCATAGGACTATTTTTCCACCGTAATTCATGGCTATGATCCTTTCACCATCATACTTGGGCTCTATGATCCAAGAATCTGTAGGATCCAAACTGGATGGATCCGTTAATGTGGCCAACATAGGTTCTATCATGTTCAAGGGATCTTCTCCATCTAATCTGTTTCAAGCATTTTTTCAAGTTCTGCTTCTATGGATCTGGTTTCAGGCAAGCTAAACTCTTCTGCTTCAACCTCTTCCCCTAGAAACCGTTTTTCAATGAGTTCTTTAACTTCTTTAGTGTAGGTTTCAGTATAATCAGCCCATTTAAAACTGAATGTCATCTTGTTAATTGCTTGAACTCCCTTGTCTACCAATTCATCAGTGACACTTGACTCCAATACTTCCACTTCATCTATGGATCTTACCTGCTCATTGTAGAGAAGTTGTTTAAGAAGCAATCCCTTTCCATGGGGCATGATCATTCCGATGTACTCATTGGTTCTTGAAACCCACTTCACAATTGCAACCTTTTTACTTCGTTTCATAGCTTCTTTCAATAGTAGGAAGCTTTTTCCTGCTCCGCCCTTAGTTGGAGCATCAGTTCCCAAGTAGTACGGTTTACTCAAGGCTTCTAGTGGAATTTCATCCATCTCACAGAATCCTTTGATTTCCATTATCTTGGTTGAAAATGGTTTTAATGTATTCAATTCTTCATCTGTAAATTGGAGACATTCTCCCCCAACAATATATGCTTTGGTGATGTCTTCTGGTTTAAGTTCCTCACCATCCTTTTCACATACCTTCTTGTAACGAACCCTTCCACAATCCTCTTTATGAACCTGATGGAAACTTATATGTAAATTACCACTTGCAGCATAGGATCGAATAGGCACTAGAATTGTGCCAAATGATAAGTAACCCGACCATATAGACCTCATTTAATCCCCCCTACATAGAATTAAATAATATGTTTGTTTCTGGTCCTAAATTATTTTTTTGATCAAAAAAAAATTCAATGCAACTTTCATGACATTTATCTGCAGAGAATATTCTATTCAGGGTTCATATACAGTAATGCAATAAACCGTGAATCCAACATGACAATGTAAGGAGCAATTAATCCTTCTGCTATAATAAAACCGATAATATTTAACTGAGAAATCTCTTTTATCAGTAAAGGACCGCCCATGACAACTATGGTTAAAAGAACCAGAAAATATGCTATTAACATTCTTCTTAATCCTATTTTTTTAATTTTTTTGAATATTTCTTTGAAGTTAAAGGCTTCCCTGAAGGATCCTCCCTTTGATGCCATGTAGGGAATTGCAACAGTGAATATCATATCTAAAATAAATCCCAAAATTACAACGAATATCACCAGTATAAACAGCATCTGGTCTGGTATTGGTGAGATTAAGATATTCCATCCAGAAGTTAGGTAATCTACAAGGCGGAATAGGATTATTATGGGCATTGGAGTCAAAGTGTAGTTTAAAATATAGTAAAGGATGATCAAGGGAATTGAAAAATATATGGATATGAGTACTGTTTCGTTGATACCGTGTTTAAACATTATATCAAACTTATTAAATTTTGGAGGCACATTAATGCCTTCTATGCTTTTTTGAACCATTCTAAATGCATATCCAGCTTCAAACAGTAGTAGTATGAATGCCAAACTGATTAGTAACAGAAGTAGAACCCAATAATCAACTCCTAAGAAATGGTGTAAATAATTACCAAACAGACCATAATATCCAAATACAGAAACAGTGATTAAGATTATAAATCCCAATAAAATGAACTGTTTAACTCCATAAAAAGGATATTTAGCAGATTCATATAGAATTTCCCATATTCTCATTTGTTAATTTCCCCTAACTATTCCCCATATTCATACCAGATTATTCCGTATGTTTCTCTACAGAATTTTATTAAAAAAGCATATAAACATTTCTAAAAAGGAAAGCCCTGTAAATATACTCGTAAAACACAGGAATTTAAAATAGTATCATAGTTATTTCAAATCATTCGTTGTGTTACATTCAACAAAGTAGCCTGTAGCTGTAATTTAAACTCTAAAAAGTAGAACTAAGAATTAGGATAATGTTTTAGTTTATGTTAAAGAAAAATTGTAAAATGTGGTGAGGGCTGAGAAACCCCCAATAATAATAGAACGCCGAGACTGGGATTTGAACCCAGGTGGAGTCAAACTCCACAGGATCTCAAGTCCTGCGCCTTCCCTGGCTAGGCTATCTCGGCTACCAAATATAAAAAAGGATTAAGCTATATTAGCTTTTTAATTCAATTTCTATACTCACGTTGTCTGGTACATTAACTTTCATGACCTGACGCATTGCACGCTCATCAGCTTCAATTCCAACAAGTCTTTTATGAATCCTAAGCTCCCATTTTTCCCATGTAGCTTTTCCCTCTCCATCTGGGGATTTACGGGTTGGTACAACGAGCTTCTTTGTTGGCAGTGGTATTGGGCCTGATAAGTCCACACCTGTTCTCTCTGCTATTCTTTTTAGCTGATCACATACATATGCAAGTTTTTCTGGGTCTGTACCTGTGAGTTTTATTCTGGCTTTGTGCATTCCAATCCTCCATAAAAATAAAAAGAAGGTTTTAAATTACCTTCAGTTATAGTTTCTTACTTATTTAGCTGGTACAATGTCAATACACATTCCAGCTGCAACTGTCTGTCCCATATCCCTTATGGCGAATCTTCCCATGTGAGGAATTTCTTTAATCTTTTCGATAACCATAGGTTTTGTAGGTCTGACTACAACAAATGCTGCGTCACCTGTTTTAAGGAAATCTGGGTTTTCTTCTTTTGTCTGACCTGTTGCTGGGTCTAACTTTTTCTGTAGTTCCATGAAGGTACATGCAACCTGTGCTGTGTGACAGTGGAATACAGGTGTGTATCCTACGGTGATAACTCCAGGGTGCTGTAAAACAACTATCTGAGCTGTGAATTCCTTTGCTACTGTTGGAGCATTGGTTGTGTGTCCAGCTACATCTCCTCTTCTGATATCGTTTTTACCTACACCTCTTACGTTGAAACCTACGTTGTCACCAGGTTCTGCTTGGTCGAGCATTTCGTGGTGCATCTCGATGGTTTTAACTTCTCCACTGGATCCTGGAGGTTCGAATATAACGTTGTCACCCTTCTTCATTATTCCTGTTTCTACCCTTCCCACTGGTACTGTTCCCACACCGGTGATGGAGTAAACATCCTGAATAGGTACCCTTAAAGGTAACTGTGTTGGTTTTTCAGGTGCTTTGAGTTCTGCTAATGATTCAACGAGGGCTGGTCCTTTGTACCATGGGGTGTTTTCGGATTTCTTGGTGATGTTGTCACCCTGGAAAGCGGAAATTGGTATGAAGTTGATTTCACTTGGTTTGTAAGCAACTGTTTTAATCAAAGCAGATACTTCTTCTTTGAGTTCGTTGAATTTTGCTTCATCGTATTTAACAAGGTCCATTTTGTTGATTGCAACGATTAACTGGTTGATACCTAGTGTTCTTGCAAGGAAAGCGTGTTCCTTGGTCTGTGGCATTACACCGTCGTCAATTGCAACTACTAATACTGCTGCATCTGCTTGGGATGCACCTGTGATCATGTTTTTAACGAAATCCCTGTGACCGGGACAGTCCACAATTGTGAATTCATATTTAGGAGTTTCGAATTTTGCGTGAGCAAGGTCGATTGTAACTCCTCTTTCTCTTTCTTCTTGGAGCTTGTCCATGACGAATCTAAACTTGTTCTCACCGTCTGAGAGCTGCTGTTCAGCTATAGCTCCTGACTGTAATAAGATGTGTCCTACAAGTGTTGATTTTCCATGGTCTACGTGTCCAATAAACGCTAAGTTCATATGTTCTTTTTGTTTAGCCATAAAATATTCCTCCATTTAACATTTTGTGTAAATTTATTAGATTTATTGCCTGATCAGCCTATGTAATGGTCTGGTCCGTAAGGTTCTGGGTTCAATCCTTTCCTCTGTCTGATCTCTTTTATGATGGTTTTCTGAAGTTCGTTAGGCAATCTTACAAAGCCTGCACTCTCAGTTGACCAGAGACATCGGCCTTCAGCAGCAGATCTTATATCTCCTGCAAATCCAAACATTTCAGCGACGGGAACGGTTGATTCGATTGTTGCCATGTCTCCTTCTTGTGACATGTCCACGATCTGGCCTCTCCTGTTCTGGATTTCCCTAGTTGCTGCACCCATATAGTCTTGTGGAACGTTGATAAATACTTTTTGTATAGGTTCCATTAACATTGGTTGAGCCAACATAATTGAGCCGTAAACAGCCTTCCTTATTGCAGGCAATACCTGAGCTGGACCTCTGTGAACTGCATCTTCGTGAATTTTAGCGTCTTTGAGTGATATTTTAAGTCCCATAACCTTTTCCCTGGCTATTGGACCATCGTCAAGTGCACTTTCAAATCCTTCGAGGAGAAGTTCTTTGATCTCATCCAGGTACTGAATACCACGAGTCATGTTGATGAATACTGATCTCTTGTAAACATCCCACACCTTCTTGGATTCGTCCTTGGTAAGTCCATATTCTGCAAATGTTGCAGCGTTTTCTTTACCCTTAACACGACCTTCTTTGATGGTACCATCTTGGATGGCTGCGAACATTTCATCTGGAAGAGGTTCGATGTCCAAGTAGTATCTGTTGTGTTTGTTAGGTGATTTTCCT is part of the Methanobacterium lacus genome and encodes:
- the tuf gene encoding translation elongation factor EF-1 subunit alpha, encoding MAKQKEHMNLAFIGHVDHGKSTLVGHILLQSGAIAEQQLSDGENKFRFVMDKLQEERERGVTIDLAHAKFETPKYEFTIVDCPGHRDFVKNMITGASQADAAVLVVAIDDGVMPQTKEHAFLARTLGINQLIVAINKMDLVKYDEAKFNELKEEVSALIKTVAYKPSEINFIPISAFQGDNITKKSENTPWYKGPALVESLAELKAPEKPTQLPLRVPIQDVYSITGVGTVPVGRVETGIMKKGDNVIFEPPGSSGEVKTIEMHHEMLDQAEPGDNVGFNVRGVGKNDIRRGDVAGHTTNAPTVAKEFTAQIVVLQHPGVITVGYTPVFHCHTAQVACTFMELQKKLDPATGQTKEENPDFLKTGDAAFVVVRPTKPMVIEKIKEIPHMGRFAIRDMGQTVAAGMCIDIVPAK
- the pscS gene encoding O-phospho-L-seryl-tRNA:Cys-tRNA synthase, with amino-acid sequence MDECQDYGLTRDTERKNLNLNPLQRGGVLPLEARKALYEFSDGYSVCDYCSGRLDEITKPQINGFLEDLAGFINTDFARTVHGAREGKFAVMHALCEPGDTIVIDGNAHYTTHVAAERVGLNMVDVPNTDYPNYEVTPESYKEVLDDLYDQGEEVSLVLLTHVDGNYGNLADARSIGKIAHDAGVPLLLNCAYSMGRLPIDAKALNADFVVGSGHKSMAASGPIGVLGLKEEWADIILKRSDRAQVKELEMLGCTSRGAPVATLMASFPHVIDRVKKWDVEVKETRKFVETLENIEGINQLGKKPKEHDLVRFETPIFDEIAKHHTRRGFFLYEELKKRKIVGIKRGQTKWFKCSVYGFSAEQKEYIAETFVDIASKDY
- a CDS encoding DUF4013 domain-containing protein; the encoded protein is MRIWEILYESAKYPFYGVKQFILLGFIILITVSVFGYYGLFGNYLHHFLGVDYWVLLLLLISLAFILLLFEAGYAFRMVQKSIEGINVPPKFNKFDIMFKHGINETVLISIYFSIPLIILYYILNYTLTPMPIIILFRLVDYLTSGWNILISPIPDQMLFILVIFVVILGFILDMIFTVAIPYMASKGGSFREAFNFKEIFKKIKKIGLRRMLIAYFLVLLTIVVMGGPLLIKEISQLNIIGFIIAEGLIAPYIVMLDSRFIALLYMNPE
- the rpsJ gene encoding 30S ribosomal protein S10, which encodes MHKARIKLTGTDPEKLAYVCDQLKRIAERTGVDLSGPIPLPTKKLVVPTRKSPDGEGKATWEKWELRIHKRLVGIEADERAMRQVMKVNVPDNVSIEIELKS
- a CDS encoding PHP domain-containing protein, with amino-acid sequence MKYDFHTHSKYSADGYVKPRELVKAAVKKGLDGIAVTDHGTIKGALEAKKYETNKIKVIIGSEILTNIGEVIGLFLMDEVVSYDFYDVVEDIKSQNGVVVLPHPFDGVRGTSTHPDQKLSRYVDSVEVFNSRCVRNDYNDLAQKYAKKNHLNTIAGSDAHFKNEVGNAGVSTERSDIREAVIKGDLTVFGRRSNILNPVTTKLLKIWRRA
- the ku gene encoding non-homologous end joining protein Ku is translated as MRSIWSGYLSFGTILVPIRSYAASGNLHISFHQVHKEDCGRVRYKKVCEKDGEELKPEDITKAYIVGGECLQFTDEELNTLKPFSTKIMEIKGFCEMDEIPLEALSKPYYLGTDAPTKGGAGKSFLLLKEAMKRSKKVAIVKWVSRTNEYIGMIMPHGKGLLLKQLLYNEQVRSIDEVEVLESSVTDELVDKGVQAINKMTFSFKWADYTETYTKEVKELIEKRFLGEEVEAEEFSLPETRSIEAELEKMLETD
- a CDS encoding ATP-dependent DNA ligase yields the protein MIEPMLATLTDPSSLDPTDSWIIEPKYDGERIIAMNYGGKIVLWTRRNIQATHKFPEIVEALNKNIHDDNWIVDGEMTVKGGFRQLLNRNVEDRFKISLLSKKIPATYNIFDIVCYNKQDISKKNLYERKSVLLHSVDEDERIKIVQFDVLKDPEKQFNQYITDGYEGAVIKNLDSNYEFGQRSKNWLKVKKGDTVDVHIIGATKSASSIPFGALMMEKDGKYFGKVGTGFSDKEREEILRMLMENQQPLTIDIPADLESEVLVTSKPFPAEIKMQEMIKRSPRAPVWVRFRWDDVSSK
- a CDS encoding TIGR00288 family NYN domain-containing protein, coding for MHRFEKLSSFKDYIPLIRENSQGKNIGLLVDGPNMLRKEFDCDLEIVRDLMLEHGNVKVGKVFLNQYASDKLIEAVVNQGFSPMIVSGETDVQMAIEAFELIHNPNIDIIALMTRDVDFFPLINVAKENGKQTIVIGAEPGFSAALKNSADDTITLKNSHRPHPV
- a CDS encoding GyrI-like domain-containing protein, whose amino-acid sequence is MEILEKRIEETKVAYAQYKGSYSKIPAHLQEVGQLVIDDGLKMTGMVYGAYFNSPDEVPENELEYEIGFSFDGDLKLQEGMLGFKEIPEHTVLAAIHKGPYTEVGPVIQAIAKYADENGYDIVGPVTEVYLNDPSEVSAEELLTEVRFPVIKMG